A window of Phycisphaeraceae bacterium genomic DNA:
TCTTGCCCCACACCCACGCGATCCCGCACAACACCAGCGTCCCCGCACCGATCGCGCTAAGCAGCCGCGTGTAGTAACCCTGACCCGGCTTGTACAACGAAAATGCCATCGACCAAAGCTCCGTTCAGCAGCCTGCCAAAAACAGGCGACGTTCCATGCTACAGCGTCCCGGGCAACGGCCCGACCTGACTCCCCGATAGCGTCAGACTGCACCTCTACACCATAAACCACCCCCGTCCCCAAGTCCACCCCCGCCAGACCCTCTCACAACCCCAAAACACCTACACATGAAGCCATCAACCCCCAAATCACCTTAGCCCTTGACAGGGCACCCCCCCCACGCCGATACTGTTGACTCTGGTTCGATGCGACACGCGGCCACGCGATCTGCATCTTTACCGTACCGGGCGTGTGCCCGGCGGTCGTCCGTTCAGCAGGTTTGCGGGTACTCTCGTGCATTCGACATCAAAGCGTCAGAACGAAGCTCCCGGCAGCTGCATCACTTTTGGAGCTTCGAGATGAAGATCTACGTTGGCAACATGTCCTTCCGCACCACAGAGCAAGGCCTCGAAGGCCTGTTCTCTAACTACGGCCAGGTCGATGAAGTCGCTGTCATCACCGACCGCGAAACCGGACGCCCCCGCGGCTTCGCTTTCGTGACCATGGGCAGCGACGAAGAAGGCCGCGAGGCCATCGAAGCCCTCAACGGCACCGAGTTCGAAGGCCGTACCCTCACCGTCAATGAAGCCCGTCCTCGCGCCGAGCGTCCCGCCGGCGGCGGTGGCGGTGGCTTCGGCGGCGGCCGTGGTGGCGGTCGTGGCGGCGGCGGCGGTGGCCGTGGTGGCTACGGCGGCGGCGGTGGCGGCGGCGGCGACCGCTGGTAAACCAGCTCGCTAACACCCCACATCCAGAACACATCACCGGCACGCCCCTCAGGGCGTGCCGGTTTTCGTTAACCCGCTATGACATCAGATAAAAAGCACGCCCGGCAGCTCAGAGCGACCGGGCGTGCTGTCATGCAGTGACACCATCTTGGCACAAAAAACCAGCCAGTAAACTGATCTAGACCCGCGGGCCTTTACCTCGAACCAAACCCAGAATCAGACTGACCAAAAACAGTATCAGGAACAGCACAAACAGGATCTGCGCGATCGATGCCGCCCCAGAAGCAATCCCTCCAAACCCAAAAACCGCGGCAATGATCGCAACCACGAAAAAAGTCAATGCCCAGCCAAGCATAAATTCTCCTTTCAGGAATAATCACCACCCGTATCACACGTGCTCAACCCGAGCACTCAGTCACTGAATCTCACGCTTAACCTCACGAACTGCATCCTTCACCTCGTCAGCAGCGTCATCCGCCGCATCCTCGATGTTGTCGCCCGTCTCCTCCATATCCTCACCCGCCCCCTCCATCATGTTGCATCCCGTCAACGCACCCGCAACCGGAAACGCCAAACCAAAGCCCAGAAGCAACCCCAAATACCGACGCTTAGACTTAATCATGCTGGTCACCTTTGTAAAAAGAGTTTAACAAACAACCTACCTTGACTGGATACCAAACTTGACTTGAATACACTAGAAAATTCCCGCACATCATCAATGACTAAAAAAAACGCCACACTCAACAGAGTGTGGCGTCAATCAAAAAAAGCGGGTGATGAGATTCGAACTCACGACATTCACGTTGGCAACGTGACGCTCTACCACTGAGCTACACCCGCAAACAACCGACGTTCCAGCCGGGCCAAGTAAGGTACCAGCCACCCCCACCGATGCAAGCCCCAACCAACCTGAACCCAGTTTCTTCACGAGATAGGGTTGTCCCGTATTGACTGGGCAATCCAGGCAACTACCCTGCACTCGCCTCTGGTGCGAGACGGTTCGGTTCCCCGAAAACGTCTCCTGAAAAGGGAAGCGAGGTGAGTCACGGCCCTTCAGACCGTGACAACTCCTCCGCGGACGCGCCGCCGTAATGGGCTCCTACTCCACAAGGGATAGGTAGGTTCGACCCACACGCCACTGCTCTCGCCCGCAACGGGCCCGAGTGGGAAGGCGGGCCGAACCACAGCCCTGAGCCGGAAGACCTGCCCGAGGCTTGGGCTTCTGTCCTCGCGAACAGGACGGCCCGGGCCACGCGCCGTCTCGTTCTCCCGACGATTCAGCCCAACACCCGGACCACGCGAGGACCCCTCTTCCACCCTCGGGAGTCGGCCTGCGCGATGGCCGGAAAGGTCCCCATGACGCACCCACGGTGCCACCGTTCGGCCGTCGCCTGCGCGATCGCCTTCTCCGCCCTCTTCACCCCCAACCCAGCCCTCGCCGGCCCCTTCTCCGCCCCCTCCAATGACCCCGCTCACCCCATCGATCCCCCCATATCAAGCACCGACCCCCGCATCACCGCCTGGAACGGCTCACTCGCCGACTACTCGCCCTCCCCAGGCGTCAACCCAACTTTCAACGACCCCATCACTGGCTTCGCCTCCCTCGGCGACCTCTACGACCCCAACAACCCGCCCCCTACCGGCGAAATACCACCGTTCTCAGGGATCGAAACACCCTTCTCAGGCGACATCAACGACACCACCGACCCCTACGGCTTCACCGGCATCGACAACCCCGGCTCCGCCACCATCCAACTCGCCCACCCCATCGTCGATGGCCCCGGCTTCGATCTCGCCGTCTTTGAAAACGGCTTCACCACCTCCGCCAACCAGCTCTTCGCCGAACTCGCCTTCGTCGAAGTCTCATCCGATGGCACCACCTTCGCACGCTTCCCCTCCACCTCACTCAACACCCCGGCTGATCTCATCGGCTTCGGCGCCTTCACGACCCTCGACACCACCAACGTCCACAACCTCGCCGGCAAACACGCCTCAGGATGGGGCACCCCCTTCGACCTCGCCCAACTCATCGATCACCCCGCTGTCACCACCGGCAACGTCAACCTCCAAGCGATCACTCACCTCCGCCTCATCGATATCCCCGGCACAGGCTTCTTCACCGACACCCACGGCAACACCATCCTCGACGCACACCCAACCCTCGGCTCCGCAGGCTTCGACCTCTCCTTCAACAACGCCGGCGTCGCCCTCCTCACACCACCCAACGCACTCCCTGGCGATATCAACAACGACAGCACCATCACACCCGACGATA
This region includes:
- a CDS encoding RNA-binding protein; its protein translation is MKIYVGNMSFRTTEQGLEGLFSNYGQVDEVAVITDRETGRPRGFAFVTMGSDEEGREAIEALNGTEFEGRTLTVNEARPRAERPAGGGGGGFGGGRGGGRGGGGGGRGGYGGGGGGGGDRW
- a CDS encoding DUF1328 domain-containing protein, with the translated sequence MLGWALTFFVVAIIAAVFGFGGIASGAASIAQILFVLFLILFLVSLILGLVRGKGPRV